A single region of the Oceanicola sp. 502str15 genome encodes:
- a CDS encoding IS6 family transposase, translating into MPRKSPFKHHRFPREIILCAVRWYLRYPLSYQDVVDLLAERDVTVDRSTICRWVQKFGPELTRRTEKHLRRASIDWHVDETYIRVGGKWRYLWRAIDANGQMVDFRLTARRDAKAARAFLKKAIERVRLHRPATIVTDKAHSYRRVIRELNHQYDPHFDSIRHIDRKWRNNLIESDHAAMKRLLGYRQSFRSLRSAKATLSGIETIRTIKRGHIHRKKPGVKGEIEFIRGLFENAA; encoded by the coding sequence ATGCCGCGAAAATCCCCGTTCAAGCATCATCGCTTTCCGCGTGAGATCATCTTGTGTGCTGTTCGTTGGTACCTGCGTTATCCACTATCCTATCAGGATGTGGTCGATCTCCTGGCAGAGCGCGATGTCACCGTTGATCGGTCGACCATCTGTCGCTGGGTTCAGAAGTTCGGCCCCGAATTGACCCGGCGCACCGAGAAACACCTGCGCCGTGCGAGTATAGACTGGCATGTCGACGAAACCTACATCCGCGTCGGTGGCAAGTGGCGCTATCTCTGGCGCGCCATCGATGCCAACGGCCAGATGGTCGACTTCCGCCTCACCGCGCGACGCGACGCCAAGGCGGCGAGGGCCTTCCTAAAAAAGGCCATCGAGCGTGTTCGGCTGCACCGGCCAGCTACAATCGTGACGGACAAGGCGCACAGCTATCGGCGCGTCATTCGAGAGCTCAATCACCAGTATGATCCTCACTTTGACAGCATCCGGCATATCGATCGGAAGTGGCGCAACAATCTGATCGAGAGCGATCACGCGGCGATGAAACGGCTACTCGGATACCGGCAGAGCTTTCGATCCTTGCGATCGGCCAAGGCGACCCTCAGCGGCATCGAGACAATCCGCACAATCAAACGCGGGCACATCCATCGCAAGAAGCCAGGCGTCAAGGGCGAGATCGAATTCATCCGCGGGCTGTTTGAGAACGCTGCATGA
- a CDS encoding type II toxin-antitoxin system CcdA family antitoxin → MGRVKVNLTLEADVAESARTLGLNMSRLAEAAIVEATRLERNRLWRAENKAAINAYAEEVAAEGLPLAPFRSF, encoded by the coding sequence ATGGGCCGCGTCAAAGTGAACCTCACGCTGGAAGCCGATGTCGCCGAGAGTGCCCGCACCCTCGGCCTCAACATGTCGCGCCTCGCCGAGGCCGCCATCGTCGAGGCCACTAGGCTCGAGCGCAATCGTCTCTGGCGGGCGGAAAACAAGGCCGCGATCAATGCCTATGCCGAGGAGGTCGCCGCAGAGGGCCTGCCGCTCGCGCCCTTCCGCAGCTTCTGA
- a CDS encoding AAA family ATPase: MLTHNDLRELQTKSLKMQGWIRQQTFSPENEKTLRRFSSWEVSELVFGLNQSTFRGKMAADPSLPAGRVEPDGRQRWFTLEEVNTLRRKLKPRGKSLMPERPAGRAFRTAIANFKGGAGKSTVALHFAHAAALKGHRVLCVDFDPQATLSHSMGLTDVSEERTVWGIMARDLVRETEAQNNAPSGAASGAALPQRGIPSSITDLGLQDLRIADFIQPTNWPTIDLIPSCANAAFVEFASAQYRHLNPEWSFFAAVNRFLDQLPEDQWDLVFFDCPPAIGYQSMNAVFAADMLYIPSGPGYWEYDSTTSFIGQLSEALGDLADGFDDTLSADKVKLPKAFHDVRFLLTRYEPGNDLHRAMFDAFGKVFGDRLAEHPIEMTRAVEQSGRFLNSIYEMDYREMTRETWRRARASFDRAFDEFEGVMLPHWRAMGEAGLPADKTEIEGAEA, translated from the coding sequence ATGCTTACACATAATGATCTGAGAGAACTCCAGACGAAATCGCTCAAGATGCAGGGATGGATCCGGCAGCAGACCTTCTCTCCGGAGAATGAGAAGACGCTGCGACGGTTCTCCTCCTGGGAGGTTTCGGAGCTGGTCTTCGGGCTCAACCAGTCGACCTTTCGCGGCAAGATGGCGGCGGACCCTTCGCTGCCCGCCGGGCGGGTGGAGCCGGATGGGCGGCAGCGGTGGTTCACGCTGGAAGAGGTGAACACGCTGCGGCGCAAGCTGAAACCGCGGGGCAAGTCGCTGATGCCGGAGCGGCCTGCGGGGCGCGCCTTCCGCACCGCGATTGCCAACTTCAAGGGCGGTGCCGGGAAATCGACGGTGGCACTGCACTTCGCCCATGCGGCGGCATTGAAGGGCCACCGGGTGCTCTGCGTGGATTTCGATCCGCAGGCGACGCTAAGCCACTCGATGGGGCTGACGGACGTGAGCGAGGAGCGCACCGTCTGGGGGATCATGGCGCGGGACCTGGTGCGCGAGACGGAGGCCCAGAACAACGCGCCGAGCGGCGCGGCGAGCGGGGCCGCCCTGCCCCAGCGCGGGATTCCGAGCAGTATCACCGACCTGGGGCTGCAGGATCTGCGGATCGCGGACTTCATCCAGCCAACCAACTGGCCGACGATCGACCTGATCCCCTCTTGTGCCAACGCGGCCTTCGTCGAGTTTGCCTCGGCCCAGTATCGGCACCTGAACCCGGAATGGTCGTTCTTCGCGGCGGTGAACCGCTTCCTCGACCAGCTGCCGGAGGACCAGTGGGACCTGGTGTTCTTCGATTGCCCGCCGGCCATCGGCTACCAGTCGATGAATGCGGTCTTTGCGGCGGACATGCTCTATATTCCCTCTGGCCCCGGCTACTGGGAGTATGACAGCACCACCTCCTTCATCGGCCAGCTTTCGGAGGCGCTTGGCGATCTCGCGGACGGGTTTGACGATACCTTATCGGCAGATAAGGTGAAGCTGCCCAAGGCGTTCCATGACGTGCGCTTTCTGCTGACCCGCTACGAGCCGGGGAACGATCTGCACCGGGCGATGTTCGACGCGTTCGGGAAGGTCTTCGGGGACCGGCTGGCGGAGCACCCGATCGAGATGACGCGGGCCGTGGAGCAATCGGGGCGCTTCCTCAATTCGATCTACGAGATGGATTACCGCGAGATGACGCGGGAGACATGGCGGCGCGCGCGGGCGAGCTTCGACCGGGCGTTCGATGAGTTCGAGGGGGTGATGCTGCCGCATTGGCGGGCGATGGGAGAGGCGGGCTTACCCGCGGATAAGACCGAGATCGAGGGAGCTGAGGCATGA
- a CDS encoding metal transporter: MTDHIQRSRPPMTRLLLVLVPLAVMLGAFVWIASLDPLRGFNNGAPPVEALTVERTILDRSGISLRVRAGGSEAMVVAQVAVDDAYWTFTQEPAGPIARGDAVWLRIPYPWVLGEAHHINLLTNTGATFGHEIAVAVSTPSPTWGQLRLQAVIGAIVGLLPVALGLMFYPAMKGVGQRGMNFLLALTVGLLAFLLIDTISEALELSAEAAAIFQGSAMVWLAALTSFLLLMAIGRWRGNPEGIALAFYIALGIGLHNFGEGLAIGGAFAAGSAGLGTFLVLGFALHNVTEGIGIAAPMLRARPTLWTFAALTLLAGGPAILGMWAGSLAYAPQWSALALAVGAGAILQVMVEVSAYLVRQNADRQAALMSPAVLVGFLGGIAFMYATAALIKI, encoded by the coding sequence ATGACCGATCATATCCAACGCAGCCGCCCGCCAATGACCCGCCTGCTTCTCGTCCTCGTGCCGCTGGCCGTCATGCTGGGCGCCTTTGTCTGGATCGCCTCGCTCGATCCCTTGCGCGGCTTCAACAACGGCGCCCCCCCGGTCGAGGCGCTGACCGTCGAACGGACGATCCTCGATAGGTCGGGGATATCGCTCAGGGTGCGCGCCGGCGGATCGGAAGCGATGGTGGTCGCGCAGGTTGCCGTGGATGATGCATACTGGACCTTCACGCAGGAACCGGCGGGGCCGATTGCCCGCGGCGATGCGGTCTGGCTGCGCATTCCCTATCCGTGGGTCCTTGGCGAGGCCCATCATATCAATCTGCTGACGAACACAGGCGCGACCTTTGGGCACGAGATCGCGGTGGCAGTTTCGACGCCAAGTCCCACCTGGGGGCAACTTCGGCTCCAGGCGGTGATCGGGGCGATCGTCGGCCTTTTGCCGGTAGCGCTTGGCCTGATGTTCTATCCGGCCATGAAGGGCGTCGGGCAAAGGGGGATGAACTTTCTGCTGGCGCTGACGGTCGGGTTGCTGGCCTTCCTGCTGATCGACACCATATCCGAGGCACTGGAGCTATCGGCAGAAGCGGCCGCGATATTCCAAGGTTCTGCCATGGTCTGGCTGGCGGCGCTTACAAGCTTTCTTCTATTGATGGCTATCGGGCGCTGGCGCGGCAATCCGGAAGGCATCGCGCTTGCGTTCTACATTGCCCTCGGGATCGGGCTTCACAACTTCGGCGAAGGGCTGGCAATCGGCGGCGCATTCGCCGCCGGGTCGGCGGGGCTTGGAACTTTCCTCGTCCTAGGCTTTGCCTTGCACAATGTCACCGAGGGCATAGGCATCGCCGCCCCGATGCTTCGTGCCCGGCCAACGCTTTGGACGTTTGCCGCTCTGACCCTGCTCGCCGGTGGCCCGGCCATCCTCGGAATGTGGGCGGGCAGCCTTGCCTATGCGCCGCAATGGTCGGCACTGGCACTCGCCGTCGGAGCGGGTGCGATCCTGCAAGTCATGGTCGAGGTCAGCGCCTACCTTGTACGTCAAAACGCCGACAGGCAGGCGGCGCTGATGTCACCAGCCGTACTGGTCGGGTTTCTGGGCGGCATCGCCTTCATGTACGCGACGGCGGCATTGATCAAGATCTGA
- a CDS encoding AbiEi antitoxin N-terminal domain-containing protein — MPRELTQRQRLLEHLKTHAPARARELEDAGVSAAAISRAVRSGEILRLGRGLYGLPDSAPDTHENLIEIAKRAPKAVICLTSALAFHDLTDQLPRRVWIAIGAKDWEPKITYPKVRTVRFREPYFSGGVEEHQLGEATIRMYTISKTLADAFRNQRLVDRSVAIEALKAAIEQRKATPSAIVEAAKNYGAWNQMRPYLEAVMSNG; from the coding sequence ATGCCACGCGAACTGACACAGAGGCAGCGCCTCCTCGAACACCTGAAAACCCATGCGCCGGCGCGCGCACGGGAGCTCGAGGATGCCGGTGTCTCAGCGGCAGCGATCTCTCGCGCGGTGCGGTCCGGAGAGATCCTCCGGCTTGGCCGGGGGCTTTACGGCCTGCCCGACAGCGCCCCCGATACGCATGAAAACCTGATCGAAATCGCCAAGCGCGCACCGAAAGCCGTCATCTGCCTCACATCGGCACTGGCGTTCCACGACCTCACCGATCAACTGCCGCGCCGTGTCTGGATCGCCATCGGCGCCAAGGATTGGGAGCCGAAGATCACATACCCGAAGGTCCGAACTGTCCGGTTTCGTGAACCCTATTTCTCCGGCGGCGTCGAGGAGCACCAGCTGGGCGAGGCGACAATAAGGATGTACACGATATCGAAGACGCTCGCCGACGCATTCCGGAACCAGCGCCTCGTCGATCGATCGGTCGCCATCGAGGCGCTCAAGGCGGCGATTGAACAACGGAAGGCGACTCCTTCAGCCATTGTCGAGGCAGCGAAGAATTACGGGGCTTGGAACCAAATGCGTCCCTACCTCGAGGCAGTGATGTCGAATGGCTGA
- a CDS encoding helix-turn-helix domain-containing protein — translation MADASGLTVRTIQKVESGRHVPEVQTLRSLARGLGFDITVFSKPTPEQEKRQQEEMERALKKTVLVPTFPIRKPNDFYSRNREWHGLLINAGAVEAGDALELTAAISDWMTDLDGIWDMSSAGQRLEYSAAISALCLELEGLGYLTHFGHFRQQHMHDKGMILDIGMITFLPKAGHDGDRYGIVTLEDPWEVPERDRPKM, via the coding sequence CTGGCGGACGCCTCCGGGTTGACGGTCCGCACGATCCAGAAGGTGGAAAGCGGTCGGCACGTGCCCGAGGTGCAGACGTTGCGAAGCCTTGCGCGCGGCCTCGGATTCGACATCACGGTCTTCTCCAAGCCGACACCCGAGCAGGAGAAGCGCCAGCAGGAGGAAATGGAGCGCGCCCTGAAAAAGACGGTGCTCGTGCCCACGTTCCCCATCAGGAAGCCCAACGATTTCTATTCCCGTAACCGCGAATGGCACGGGCTCCTGATCAACGCGGGCGCGGTGGAGGCAGGCGATGCCCTCGAACTGACTGCCGCGATCTCGGACTGGATGACCGATCTTGACGGGATCTGGGATATGAGCAGCGCCGGCCAGAGGCTCGAGTATTCGGCAGCGATCTCCGCGCTGTGCCTCGAGCTGGAAGGCCTCGGGTATCTCACGCACTTCGGTCACTTTCGGCAGCAGCATATGCACGACAAGGGGATGATCTTGGATATCGGGATGATCACCTTTCTCCCGAAGGCCGGCCACGACGGCGACCGCTACGGCATCGTCACCCTGGAAGACCCGTGGGAGGTTCCGGAACGGGATCGCCCCAAGATGTGA
- a CDS encoding nucleotidyl transferase AbiEii/AbiGii toxin family protein, which produces MADNPRNIAASVRQRLLNLARAEGQAFDVVLVAFGLERLIYRLSVSAHRDRFVLKGGMLVTLWTKDRGRFTRDIDFLSFGAEDEATLKKTIAEILSIDADDGLIFDDASLTAAPIREDQVYGGLRLKTTAYLEKTRIPITIDVGFGDALGNPDYMLDYGSLLDFPSASARAYSPETVIAEKFQAVVALGVINGRMKDYYDLWALPKAIDLDLEDLLASIEKTFERRKTEVPKERPPGISQEFATDPTKSAQWHAYSEATEIEGMSLAQVVDDIWTTLEPICARAGTAK; this is translated from the coding sequence ATGGCTGACAATCCCAGGAACATCGCTGCGTCGGTGCGTCAGAGACTGCTGAACCTCGCACGCGCGGAGGGACAGGCCTTCGACGTGGTGTTGGTCGCATTCGGACTGGAACGGCTCATCTACCGCCTGTCGGTGTCGGCACACCGCGATCGGTTCGTTCTGAAGGGCGGCATGCTCGTGACTCTCTGGACCAAGGACAGGGGCCGGTTTACCCGAGACATCGACTTCCTGTCGTTCGGCGCCGAGGACGAGGCAACCCTGAAAAAGACCATCGCGGAGATTCTCTCAATCGACGCAGATGACGGGCTGATCTTTGACGACGCCAGTCTTACCGCGGCCCCGATCAGGGAAGATCAGGTCTACGGCGGCTTGCGCCTGAAGACGACCGCGTATCTCGAGAAAACGCGGATCCCGATCACGATCGATGTCGGATTCGGAGACGCACTTGGAAACCCCGACTACATGCTCGACTACGGTTCTCTGCTCGACTTTCCCTCGGCATCGGCCCGCGCCTACTCCCCAGAGACGGTCATTGCGGAGAAGTTCCAGGCGGTCGTCGCGCTCGGTGTCATCAATGGTCGGATGAAGGACTACTACGACCTATGGGCGCTGCCAAAGGCCATCGATCTCGATCTGGAGGACTTGCTGGCCAGCATCGAGAAGACCTTTGAGCGTCGTAAGACGGAAGTCCCGAAAGAGCGACCGCCAGGTATTTCCCAGGAGTTCGCCACCGACCCAACAAAGTCCGCACAGTGGCACGCCTATTCCGAGGCCACCGAGATCGAAGGCATGAGCCTTGCGCAGGTCGTCGATGACATATGGACCACGCTTGAACCAATCTGCGCGCGCGCCGGCACCGCGAAATAG
- a CDS encoding DnaA N-terminal domain-containing protein — protein sequence MTGYIRPTAQLRRITGPGASSVKYDILTALLVTAARGDPVDSRLALRLSLVITARFNWRTGTFAVGQKEIARMWGVTERTAKREMAELRRRGWITVSVPAARGRVTQHAIQLPAVLRATMPHWSAVGPDFFARMSDAPEPEREGEGAANVVPLHRDPLPLPAEDGTGWSLAAERLRAQDPATYNAWFAPLQPVDLESGILTLMAPNRFQADYVRTHYHTRLLAAVVTENHSIREVQITVAAP from the coding sequence GTGACGGGGTACATCAGGCCAACAGCACAGTTACGCCGGATCACCGGCCCGGGCGCATCGTCCGTCAAATACGATATTCTCACCGCCCTCCTTGTCACCGCCGCCCGCGGCGATCCCGTCGACTCCCGCCTGGCGCTCCGCCTCTCCCTGGTGATCACCGCCCGGTTCAACTGGCGCACCGGCACCTTCGCCGTCGGCCAAAAGGAAATCGCCCGGATGTGGGGCGTGACCGAGCGCACCGCCAAGCGCGAGATGGCCGAGTTGCGTCGCCGCGGCTGGATCACCGTCAGCGTGCCCGCCGCTCGGGGCCGGGTCACCCAGCACGCCATTCAGCTTCCCGCCGTCCTTCGCGCCACCATGCCGCACTGGAGCGCGGTCGGCCCGGATTTCTTCGCCCGGATGAGCGATGCGCCGGAGCCGGAGCGGGAAGGGGAGGGGGCCGCCAACGTCGTGCCGCTCCACCGCGATCCGCTGCCCCTGCCCGCCGAGGACGGCACCGGCTGGTCCCTCGCCGCCGAGCGCCTGCGCGCCCAGGATCCTGCCACCTACAATGCTTGGTTCGCCCCGCTTCAGCCGGTGGACCTCGAAAGCGGCATCCTCACCCTGATGGCGCCAAACCGGTTTCAGGCCGATTACGTCCGCACCCACTACCACACCCGCCTCCTGGCCGCCGTCGTCACCGAAAACCACAGCATCCGAGAGGTGCAGATCACCGTCGCTGCGCCCTGA
- a CDS encoding DUF1403 family protein produces MTYQPATISDDQNTLPQLPGWVMSKRAETLEDVAFLSGAALAHLNLVQSRDDVPQSLLRARMSLRAAEACVAQSGRPERARELRDAVAFLQPGDNPGPAGEVYQCWRRAVERPVSVKALHRALPEIEAEQIAAWLDAGQGAPVRRAAAALQAVLEDRSRDLATAVILADAALGQGLGWSYVLPLLALGLSRADLRKSSADLQLACHRAIGTAALESTREAADLARRAARLKAVAPKLRARGAEEAVALFLTQDAVAPTSLTSLRSDRAARRFCDRLVELGAVRELTGRDTFRLYGV; encoded by the coding sequence ATGACATACCAGCCCGCCACGATCTCCGACGACCAGAACACCCTACCGCAGCTACCGGGCTGGGTCATGTCCAAGCGGGCCGAAACCCTTGAGGATGTGGCGTTTTTGTCCGGCGCGGCGCTGGCCCATCTCAATCTTGTGCAGAGCCGGGACGACGTGCCCCAGAGCTTGCTCCGGGCGCGGATGTCGCTGCGGGCCGCGGAGGCTTGCGTGGCGCAGTCGGGACGCCCGGAACGGGCGAGAGAGCTGCGGGATGCGGTGGCGTTTCTGCAACCCGGCGACAATCCGGGTCCCGCTGGCGAGGTCTACCAATGCTGGCGGCGCGCGGTAGAGCGACCGGTGTCTGTCAAGGCGCTGCATCGGGCCTTGCCTGAGATTGAGGCGGAGCAGATCGCGGCCTGGCTGGACGCGGGGCAGGGGGCGCCGGTCCGGCGGGCCGCGGCCGCGCTGCAGGCGGTTCTGGAGGATCGATCGCGGGATCTCGCCACGGCAGTGATCCTGGCTGATGCGGCTTTGGGGCAAGGGCTCGGATGGTCTTATGTCCTGCCGCTTCTGGCGCTCGGTCTGAGCCGTGCCGATCTGCGGAAGAGCAGCGCAGACCTGCAACTGGCCTGTCATCGGGCAATTGGGACGGCAGCGCTCGAGTCAACGCGGGAGGCGGCCGACCTGGCCCGCCGCGCGGCGCGCCTGAAGGCCGTGGCCCCAAAGTTGCGGGCCAGGGGAGCCGAGGAGGCTGTGGCGTTGTTCCTGACGCAGGATGCCGTCGCGCCCACGTCGCTGACTTCGCTGCGGTCCGACCGCGCTGCGCGCCGGTTCTGCGACCGGTTGGTAGAGCTAGGCGCCGTGCGCGAGCTGACCGGGCGCGACACATTCCGGCTTTACGGGGTGTGA
- a CDS encoding tyrosine-type recombinase/integrase produces the protein MSLPPEQDKAGAIALPAEVPGSGALDRLVETARTYAAQAASENTLKAYAKDWAHFARWCRMTGADPLPPSPELIGLYMADLAAPAGPSPALSVSSIERRLSGLSWNYTQRGFSLDRRDRHISSVLAGIRRKHARPPVQKEAILPEDILAMVATLPHDLRGLRDRAILLLGYAGGLRRSEIVCLDVHKDDTPDSGGWIEIVEKGALLVLNAKTGWREVEVGRGSSEQSCPVHALEQWLHFARIDFGPVFVRTSRDGKRALEARLNDRHVARLVKKTVMDAGIRGELPERERLALFSGHSLRAGLASSAEVDERYVQKQLGHASAEMTRRYQRRRDRFRVNLTKAAGL, from the coding sequence ATGAGCTTACCTCCCGAGCAAGACAAGGCCGGGGCGATCGCCCTGCCCGCCGAGGTGCCCGGCTCCGGCGCGCTCGACAGGCTGGTGGAGACCGCGCGCACCTACGCCGCGCAGGCGGCTTCGGAGAACACGCTGAAGGCCTATGCGAAGGACTGGGCGCATTTTGCCCGTTGGTGCCGGATGACGGGCGCGGACCCCCTGCCCCCTTCGCCGGAGCTGATCGGCCTCTACATGGCAGATCTCGCGGCGCCCGCAGGCCCCTCCCCTGCCCTCTCGGTGAGCTCGATCGAGCGCCGCCTTTCGGGGCTGTCGTGGAACTACACGCAGCGGGGCTTCAGCCTCGACCGCCGTGACAGGCATATTTCCAGCGTTCTGGCCGGCATCCGGCGCAAGCATGCGCGCCCGCCGGTGCAGAAGGAGGCGATCCTGCCGGAGGATATTCTGGCGATGGTGGCCACCCTGCCCCACGACCTACGGGGACTGCGGGACCGGGCGATCCTGCTCCTGGGCTATGCGGGGGGCTTGCGGCGCTCGGAGATCGTGTGCCTCGACGTACACAAGGACGACACGCCCGACTCCGGCGGCTGGATCGAGATCGTGGAGAAAGGCGCTCTGCTGGTGCTGAACGCCAAGACCGGCTGGCGCGAGGTGGAAGTCGGGCGCGGCTCTTCGGAACAGAGCTGCCCGGTGCATGCGCTGGAGCAATGGCTGCACTTCGCGCGGATCGACTTCGGGCCGGTCTTCGTGCGCACCTCACGGGATGGCAAACGGGCGCTGGAGGCGCGGCTGAATGATAGGCATGTGGCGCGGCTGGTGAAGAAGACGGTGATGGACGCCGGGATCCGGGGGGAGCTGCCGGAAAGAGAGCGGCTGGCGCTGTTCTCGGGGCATTCTTTGCGGGCCGGGCTGGCCAGTTCGGCGGAGGTGGATGAGCGTTATGTGCAGAAGCAGCTTGGGCATGCCTCGGCGGAGATGACGCGGCGCTACCAGCGCCGGCGGGACAGGTTCCGGGTGAACCTGACAAAGGCCGCGGGGCTGTGA
- a CDS encoding CcdB family protein, translating to MAQFDLYRLTGGQLVVDLQTDLIGIDASRIVAPLREAGLYAAFPGLTPTVTLDGAQWIVRTQELAAIPGAELKEPVGSLAHHHDTLKRALDILIDGI from the coding sequence ATGGCGCAGTTTGATCTCTACCGCCTCACCGGGGGCCAGCTGGTCGTGGACCTGCAGACGGATCTCATCGGCATCGACGCCTCCCGCATCGTCGCCCCCCTGCGAGAAGCCGGCCTCTACGCCGCCTTCCCCGGCCTCACCCCCACCGTCACCCTCGACGGGGCGCAATGGATCGTCCGCACACAGGAACTCGCCGCCATCCCCGGCGCCGAACTCAAGGAGCCCGTCGGATCCCTGGCTCACCACCACGACACCCTGAAACGCGCCCTCGACATCCTGATCGACGGCATCTGA
- a CDS encoding ParB N-terminal domain-containing protein gives MSKKRRVFDIEMPEEQAAPEVKSATGRRGPMASAIVENADALKARRTAAEAIREENDALAHEYVALREAGHVVQDVPLEEVHTRLLLRDRMPGEDLELDDLVTSIRELGLSNPIRVLPRPDGGGYELVQGQRRLLAYTRLRDETGEGAWARIPALIMGGEADIAGLYRRMVDENVVRKDLSFAEMARAAQNYAADPQTDVDDLTSAVAALFQSSPYSKRSYIRSFAFLLDEMGDALRFPTEIPRALGVSLAREIKERPELVARLRGELTALEEGDAEAEQAVLRRALSPEAEAVRAPSRKGRARAEGEASKTKTTFHIGSSAGQVKCTAGPGRLEIKVDRDFSSIDRARLERAVASLIDGLG, from the coding sequence ATGAGCAAGAAGCGGCGGGTATTCGATATCGAGATGCCGGAGGAGCAGGCGGCGCCGGAAGTGAAATCGGCGACCGGACGGCGCGGACCGATGGCCTCGGCGATCGTGGAGAACGCGGATGCGCTGAAGGCGCGGCGCACGGCGGCGGAAGCGATCCGGGAGGAGAACGACGCCCTGGCGCATGAGTATGTGGCGCTGCGGGAAGCCGGGCACGTGGTGCAGGATGTGCCGCTGGAGGAGGTCCACACGCGGCTGCTGCTGCGCGACCGGATGCCGGGGGAGGACCTGGAGCTGGACGACCTTGTGACCTCGATCCGCGAGCTGGGCCTGTCGAACCCGATCCGGGTGCTGCCGCGCCCGGATGGCGGCGGCTACGAGTTGGTGCAGGGGCAGCGGCGGCTGCTGGCCTACACGCGGCTGCGGGACGAGACGGGGGAGGGGGCCTGGGCGCGGATCCCGGCGCTGATTATGGGCGGGGAGGCCGACATTGCCGGGCTCTACCGGCGGATGGTCGACGAGAACGTGGTGCGCAAGGACCTCTCCTTTGCCGAGATGGCGCGGGCGGCTCAGAACTATGCGGCGGACCCGCAGACGGACGTGGACGACCTCACCTCGGCGGTGGCGGCGCTGTTCCAGTCCTCGCCCTATTCCAAGCGCAGCTACATCCGCTCCTTTGCCTTCCTGCTCGACGAGATGGGCGATGCGCTCCGGTTTCCGACGGAGATTCCGCGGGCGCTCGGGGTGTCGCTGGCGCGGGAGATCAAGGAGCGGCCGGAGCTGGTGGCGCGGCTGCGTGGCGAGCTGACGGCGCTGGAAGAGGGTGACGCGGAGGCGGAGCAGGCGGTGCTGCGGCGGGCGCTTTCGCCGGAGGCGGAGGCGGTGCGGGCGCCAAGCCGGAAGGGCAGGGCGCGGGCCGAGGGGGAGGCGAGCAAGACCAAGACCACCTTCCACATTGGCAGCAGCGCCGGGCAGGTGAAGTGCACCGCGGGGCCGGGACGGCTAGAGATCAAGGTGGACAGGGATTTTTCCTCGATCGACCGGGCGAGATTGGAGCGGGCGGTGGCGTCGTTGATCGACGGGCTGGGCTGA
- a CDS encoding SMC-Scp complex subunit ScpB, giving the protein MAKDNPEPDLDRELENLPAELRWREWIRRIEAVLFASASPVPREDLGRVVGQGASVDLLIEDLIADLEGRSFEVARVAGGWMLRTRPVYAAAIRAAADVGEQDLDLREYDIAVLAAIAYHQPITRDGLRDIFGKEISRDLIGRLHARGLIGTGPRSPRRGAPYTYVTTDQFLIAFDLESLQDLPDREQLEDAGVLSETGT; this is encoded by the coding sequence ATGGCCAAGGACAACCCCGAACCCGATCTGGACCGCGAGCTGGAGAACCTGCCGGCCGAGCTTCGGTGGCGCGAATGGATTCGCCGGATTGAGGCGGTGCTGTTTGCCAGCGCCTCGCCGGTGCCGCGCGAGGACCTCGGCCGGGTGGTGGGGCAGGGCGCTTCGGTCGACCTCCTGATTGAAGACCTTATCGCCGATCTCGAGGGACGGTCGTTCGAGGTGGCCCGGGTTGCCGGCGGCTGGATGCTGCGCACCCGGCCGGTCTATGCGGCGGCGATCCGGGCGGCTGCGGATGTGGGCGAGCAGGACCTCGACCTGCGCGAGTACGATATCGCGGTCCTGGCCGCCATCGCCTATCATCAGCCGATCACTCGGGACGGGCTGAGGGACATCTTCGGCAAGGAGATCAGCCGAGATCTGATCGGCCGGCTGCATGCTCGCGGCCTGATCGGCACGGGCCCACGGTCGCCGCGGCGCGGGGCGCCCTATACCTACGTGACGACGGATCAGTTCCTGATCGCCTTCGATTTGGAGTCGCTGCAAGACCTGCCGGATCGGGAGCAGCTGGAAGATGCGGGCGTGTTGTCCGAGACTGGGACATGA